The genomic segment TCAAACGATATTTCTAATGACCGCTACTTTTCCCTTAATTGTTTCCTTAGTGACCGGATTGATTACAGAAGAAGTTATACCGGAAAACTTGAACGGAAAAAGAATCAAATCTCAACTCAAAAATTTGCGTCAAGCCATAACACAAAAATCGATTTGGTTGCCTACAGCCTTTATTTTTGTTTTGCAATCAACACCAACGGCTGATGCTGCTTTTTTCTTTTTTACGACGAATGAATTAGGATTTCAACCGGAATTTTTAGGGCGAGTTCGTTTAGTGACCAGTTTTGCTTCTTTGGTGGGAGTTTGGTTATTTCAACGCTTTCTTAAGTCGGTTTCCTTTCGGAACATCTTCTTCTGGTCAACCCTGATCTCAACGGTATTGGGGATGACCATGTTGTTATTAGTGACCCATACCAATCGTGTCCTAGGGATTGATGATCATTGGTTTAGTTTAGGAGATAGTTTGATTTTGGCCGTCATGGGGCAAATTGCCTATATGCCTGTTTTAGTATTATCAGCCCGTTTATGTCCCCCTGGGATAGAAGCCACGTTATTTGCCTTATTAATGTCTGTTTCCAATTCAGCCGTATTAATTTCTTATGAATTGGGGGCTTTACTGACCCATTGGTTTGGAATTACTGAAACCAACTTTAACCAATTATGGCTCTTGGTAATTGTAACCAATCTTAGCACCTTATTACCCCTTCTTTTCATTCATTGGTTGCCCGATAATAATGCAGAAATAGAACCTTTAAGTCTTAACCTTGCCTCCTCTGAACGGGAACAATTAACTGTCAACCTTTAACCTGATTATCTAAAATGCAGAATCTGATTTCTACCTCTTCCAATTCCTCAGACTCCTTATCCTACGATCTCCAAGCTTGGCAAAAAGGTTATCTGTCTCAACCGAATGAATATGATTACTGGATTGATGATATTGAGGGAGAAATTCCTCCCGAATTAGAAGGAACCCTTTATCGCAATGGCCCCGGTTTATTAGACATTAATGGACAAGCTTTTCGTCATCCTTTTGATGGGGATGGCATGATATCTGCGATTCGTTTTACCAACGGTCGTGCCCATTATTGTAATCGATTTGTGCGAACCCAAGGTTATGTAGAAGAACAAAAGGCAGGAAAAATTCTCTATCGGGGTGTTTTTGGAACTCAAAAACCGGGCGGCTGGTTGGCAAATTTTATGGATTTACGAATTAAAAATATTGCCAATACTCAAGTCATTTATTGGGCGGGAAAACTCTTAGCGTTGTGGGAAGCGGCTCAACCGTATCGACTTGATCCGCATACCTTAGAAACCCTAGGAATTGATGATTTAGATGGGATTTTAGAACCCGGAGATGGGTTTGCGGCTCATGTTAGGATTGATCCAAATTGTGAAGAAAATGGCGGTGAACCGTGTTTAGTCAATTTTTCGATTAAACCGAGGTTATCCACCCTCATTACAATTTATGAAATTTCTACTCAAGGAAAATTACTAAAAAAACAGGTTCATTCTGTTCCAGGATTTGCCTTTATTCACGATTTTGCCATGACTCCAAATTATTGTATTTTCTTCCAAAATCCAGTAAAATTTAATCCCATTCCCTATTTATTGGGATTCTCAGGAGCAGGGGAATGTGTTAAATTTGAACCCAAAGAACCGACTAAAATTATTGGGATTCCCCGTAATTCGAGCAAAATTAAATATTTTGAAACCTCATCGGGTTTTGTATTCCATCACGCCAATGCTTATGAAGATCGCGATAGAATTATTGTAGATTCTATCTGTTACGAATCCCTCCCCGAAGTTCGCCCCAATGACGATTATCGAGAAACAGATTTTTCTCGTTTAAATCCAGGACAACTCTGGCGTTTTTCTTTAGATTTAACTACTGGAAATGTAGAGAAGAATAGAATTGAATCTCGCTGTTGTGAATTTCCAGCTTTACATCCAAATTTAATGGGTAGACCTTACCGTTATTTATATTTAGGAGCCGCCCATTCTCCCCAAGGAAATGCACCAT from the Planktothrix tepida PCC 9214 genome contains:
- a CDS encoding folate/biopterin family MFS transporter, producing MASTSIEKLQQFFQKTLFFDNEPTPELIAILLVYFVQGILGLARLAVSFFLKDELAMSPVEVSVLLGIVPLPWVVKPLFGFISDGLPIFGYRRRPYLILSGLLGASSWVALATIVHTPWAAAGVIILSSLSVAISDVIVDSLVVERARHESISHIGSLQSACWGSMAIGGLITAYLSGYLLEKFNPQTIFLMTATFPLIVSLVTGLITEEVIPENLNGKRIKSQLKNLRQAITQKSIWLPTAFIFVLQSTPTADAAFFFFTTNELGFQPEFLGRVRLVTSFASLVGVWLFQRFLKSVSFRNIFFWSTLISTVLGMTMLLLVTHTNRVLGIDDHWFSLGDSLILAVMGQIAYMPVLVLSARLCPPGIEATLFALLMSVSNSAVLISYELGALLTHWFGITETNFNQLWLLVIVTNLSTLLPLLFIHWLPDNNAEIEPLSLNLASSEREQLTVNL
- a CDS encoding carotenoid oxygenase family protein, with translation MQNLISTSSNSSDSLSYDLQAWQKGYLSQPNEYDYWIDDIEGEIPPELEGTLYRNGPGLLDINGQAFRHPFDGDGMISAIRFTNGRAHYCNRFVRTQGYVEEQKAGKILYRGVFGTQKPGGWLANFMDLRIKNIANTQVIYWAGKLLALWEAAQPYRLDPHTLETLGIDDLDGILEPGDGFAAHVRIDPNCEENGGEPCLVNFSIKPRLSTLITIYEISTQGKLLKKQVHSVPGFAFIHDFAMTPNYCIFFQNPVKFNPIPYLLGFSGAGECVKFEPKEPTKIIGIPRNSSKIKYFETSSGFVFHHANAYEDRDRIIVDSICYESLPEVRPNDDYRETDFSRLNPGQLWRFSLDLTTGNVEKNRIESRCCEFPALHPNLMGRPYRYLYLGAAHSPQGNAPLQAILKLDLNTNQRQLWSAAPEGFVSEPVFVPRQNAIAEDDGWLLTVVYDSHHHRSDIVILDGRDLTQGVIARLHLKHHIPYGLHGTFVTP